In one window of Rhodoglobus vestalii DNA:
- a CDS encoding amino acid ABC transporter permease: MSMSVLYDAPGPKTRRNSAIASVIGAVAILAGLTWVFFILAAPRVNANGAEQPGMFDPSRTDILSDPQVWGAFGGAVVETLRMAGVAAVLAILVGILFSFGRTAASKWVRIPTSVLLEFFRGMPLLLMILFVFLLFSTGSYWAGVLGLAVYNGAIIGEALRAGINSLPKGQREGGLSVGLTSLQTRFIIEFPQAFRQMLPIILAQLVVLVKDTSLAYVVAYPELARTIKNLQNFYGSRYLFTLFAVGFVIYLVMNVTLSYIARYAAKRSGPKLGKVTPDNPKVPGAEGTRAITMPRGRSGYRDNSGGGFS; encoded by the coding sequence ATGAGTATGAGCGTTCTCTACGATGCCCCCGGGCCCAAAACCCGGCGCAACTCGGCCATCGCGTCGGTCATTGGCGCTGTTGCAATTTTGGCCGGGCTGACGTGGGTATTTTTCATACTCGCGGCGCCCCGCGTCAACGCGAACGGCGCCGAGCAGCCCGGTATGTTTGACCCATCTCGCACCGACATTCTCAGTGATCCACAAGTGTGGGGTGCGTTTGGCGGAGCAGTTGTAGAGACGCTGCGAATGGCAGGCGTCGCTGCGGTACTGGCGATCCTGGTCGGAATCTTGTTCTCCTTCGGCCGCACTGCAGCATCCAAGTGGGTAAGAATTCCCACTTCGGTGCTCCTGGAGTTCTTCCGCGGAATGCCGCTGCTTCTGATGATCCTGTTCGTCTTCCTCCTCTTCTCGACAGGCAGCTACTGGGCTGGCGTACTCGGACTCGCGGTCTATAACGGCGCGATCATTGGTGAAGCGTTGCGAGCAGGCATCAACTCGCTCCCTAAAGGGCAACGTGAAGGAGGGCTCTCTGTGGGCCTCACCTCACTACAGACCCGCTTCATCATTGAGTTCCCGCAGGCCTTCCGCCAAATGCTGCCGATTATCCTCGCGCAACTCGTCGTTCTCGTCAAAGACACTTCGTTGGCCTACGTTGTGGCATACCCCGAGCTGGCGCGAACAATCAAAAACCTTCAGAATTTCTATGGCAGCCGCTACCTGTTCACACTGTTTGCGGTTGGCTTCGTCATCTACCTGGTGATGAACGTGACGCTGTCGTACATCGCTCGTTACGCGGCGAAACGCAGCGGGCCGAAGCTCGGCAAGGTCACGCCCGATAACCCCAAGGTGCCGGGAGCCGAGGGCACCCGCGCCATCACCATGCCGCGCGGGCGATCCGGGTATCGCGATAACAGCGGTGGTGGCTTCAGCTAA
- a CDS encoding glutamate ABC transporter substrate-binding protein: MRLKKGLSISAIALVGLLGLSACAAETDTAEPGVEAAVPEFEAGTTMADLAEAGSITIGTKFDQPLFGLQGPSGGPVGFDVEIGKIIAASLGISEDNIEWTETVSANRETFIENGTVDIVIATYTINDKRKEVISFAGPYYNAGQDILVLAGNPEGITGPEDLEGKAVCSVAGSTSEANIAEYGVDLITTDTYSNCLEPLRSGNVIAVTTDNVILAGLADQNAGEFEVLSNPFTEEPYGIGLGLDDDAFRTHINDVLEASYDDGSWEAAWEATAGAVLKLPAPPAVDRY; this comes from the coding sequence ATGCGGCTCAAAAAAGGCCTCTCGATCTCTGCTATTGCGCTTGTCGGCCTTCTTGGCCTCAGCGCGTGTGCAGCAGAAACCGACACCGCGGAACCAGGCGTCGAGGCAGCAGTTCCTGAATTCGAAGCTGGCACGACCATGGCTGATCTTGCCGAGGCAGGCTCGATCACTATTGGTACCAAGTTCGACCAGCCCCTGTTCGGTCTCCAAGGACCGTCGGGCGGACCCGTCGGATTCGACGTTGAGATCGGAAAGATCATTGCGGCTTCGCTCGGTATTAGTGAAGACAACATCGAGTGGACAGAGACTGTTTCTGCCAACCGTGAGACGTTCATCGAGAACGGCACTGTTGACATCGTGATCGCTACCTACACGATTAACGACAAGCGCAAGGAAGTAATTTCCTTCGCTGGCCCGTACTACAACGCTGGTCAGGACATCTTGGTACTCGCAGGTAACCCCGAGGGCATCACTGGCCCCGAGGACCTCGAGGGCAAGGCAGTCTGCAGTGTTGCCGGTTCGACGTCCGAGGCGAACATCGCCGAATACGGTGTCGACCTCATCACGACGGACACCTACTCGAACTGCCTTGAGCCGCTGCGCAGCGGCAACGTGATCGCTGTCACCACTGACAACGTGATCTTGGCTGGACTCGCCGACCAGAACGCTGGCGAGTTCGAGGTTCTCAGCAACCCGTTCACCGAAGAGCCTTACGGTATCGGCCTCGGTCTTGATGATGACGCATTCCGCACTCACATCAACGACGTGCTCGAAGCTTCGTATGACGACGGCTCGTGGGAAGCGGCTTGGGAAGCAACTGCAGGCGCCGTCCTGAAGCTCCCCGCCCCGCCCGCTGTGGACCGTTACTAA
- a CDS encoding amino acid ABC transporter permease, with protein MDAISNAIDALVSITPLYMQGFLLTLALLAISGVGAFVLGVLIAAMRISPVPSLRVFATVYTEILRNIPLLLVLFFCAFVLPILGVELDFFLLAALGLTLYTSPFVAEAVRSGFNGVPVGQAEAARSIGMGFTQTVGLVIMPQASRMVVPPLINVFIALTKNTSVAGIFFVNELFKATYAAARDNGDVVVLTLVYAAALYLAITVPLGLIAGAIEKRVMVLR; from the coding sequence ATGGATGCGATCTCTAACGCGATTGATGCCCTTGTTAGCATCACGCCGCTGTACATGCAGGGTTTCCTTCTGACGCTTGCCCTTCTGGCAATTTCTGGTGTGGGCGCTTTTGTTTTGGGCGTGCTCATCGCGGCGATGAGAATTTCCCCCGTTCCGTCGTTGCGGGTTTTCGCGACCGTCTATACGGAGATCCTTCGGAACATCCCCCTTCTTTTGGTGCTTTTTTTCTGCGCTTTCGTGCTTCCAATTTTGGGTGTCGAGCTCGACTTTTTCCTGCTCGCGGCACTGGGTCTCACCCTCTACACCTCGCCTTTCGTCGCTGAAGCGGTGCGTTCCGGATTCAACGGTGTTCCTGTCGGGCAGGCTGAAGCCGCGCGCAGCATCGGGATGGGTTTCACCCAGACCGTTGGCCTCGTGATTATGCCTCAGGCAAGCCGAATGGTTGTTCCCCCACTCATCAACGTTTTTATCGCTCTCACCAAGAACACCTCGGTCGCGGGAATCTTCTTTGTCAACGAGCTCTTCAAAGCGACGTATGCCGCCGCGCGCGATAACGGAGATGTCGTCGTGTTGACACTGGTATACGCGGCTGCTCTCTACCTTGCCATTACTGTCCCGCTCGGCCTGATAGCCGGTGCGATCGAAAAGAGAGTCATGGTGCTGCGATGA
- a CDS encoding amino acid ABC transporter ATP-binding protein, producing MPAQSGEPLVVVDHVNKHFGELHVLKDITTTIHRGEVVVVIGPSGSGKSTLCRAINRLETIDDGTITIDGKLLPEEGSGLAKLRADVGMVFQSFNLFAHKTILENVTLGPRRVRKISKAEADKHAMELLDRVGIANQASKMPAQLSGGQQQRVAIARSLAMDPKIILLDEPTSALDPEMINEVLDVMVQLAKDGMTMLVVSHEMGFARKAADRVLFMADGEIVEEAEPEQFFTNPQSPRAQDFLSKILTH from the coding sequence ATGCCAGCACAGAGCGGTGAACCTCTGGTCGTAGTCGACCACGTCAACAAACATTTTGGTGAGCTACACGTGCTCAAAGACATCACAACCACGATTCATCGCGGTGAGGTGGTGGTCGTCATCGGGCCCAGCGGTTCCGGAAAGTCAACCCTGTGTCGCGCAATAAACCGTCTTGAGACGATTGATGACGGAACCATCACCATCGATGGAAAGCTTCTCCCCGAGGAAGGTTCCGGTCTCGCCAAGTTGCGAGCCGATGTTGGAATGGTCTTTCAGTCATTCAATCTGTTCGCACACAAGACCATCCTAGAGAACGTCACCCTCGGCCCACGTCGGGTCCGCAAGATTTCCAAAGCCGAAGCCGATAAGCATGCGATGGAGCTTCTCGATCGTGTCGGTATCGCCAATCAGGCATCCAAGATGCCGGCTCAACTGTCGGGCGGCCAGCAGCAGCGCGTGGCTATCGCGCGGTCGCTCGCAATGGACCCGAAGATCATTCTCCTTGACGAGCCCACTTCGGCACTCGACCCCGAGATGATCAACGAAGTTCTGGATGTCATGGTTCAGTTGGCCAAGGACGGCATGACCATGCTGGTTGTCAGCCACGAAATGGGCTTCGCACGCAAGGCTGCCGACCGTGTTCTTTTCATGGCGGATGGCGAAATAGTTGAAGAGGCTGAGCCTGAGCAGTTCTTCACTAACCCCCAGTCTCCGAGAGCGCAAGACTTCCTCTCAAAAATTCTTACCCACTAA